The following coding sequences are from one Rathayibacter sp. VKM Ac-2760 window:
- a CDS encoding PTS glucose transporter subunit IIA — protein sequence MVHVLSPLTGAAVPLASVPDPLFAAGAMGPGIAIAPPERPLEVVAPIDGTLAQVFPHAFVVAADDGLAVLVHLGIDTVGLGGAGFIALAAKGDRVEAGASIVTYDVPAILAAGLSAVVPVVVLERPAEAVAVLVADGAALQPGTALLSA from the coding sequence GTGGTCCATGTCCTGTCCCCGCTCACCGGGGCCGCCGTACCCCTCGCGTCGGTGCCTGATCCGCTCTTCGCGGCGGGCGCGATGGGGCCTGGGATCGCGATCGCGCCGCCCGAGCGGCCGCTCGAGGTGGTCGCACCGATCGACGGCACGCTGGCGCAGGTCTTCCCGCACGCCTTCGTGGTCGCTGCCGACGACGGACTCGCCGTGCTGGTGCACCTCGGGATCGACACCGTCGGGCTCGGCGGTGCCGGCTTCATCGCCCTCGCCGCGAAGGGCGACCGGGTCGAGGCGGGGGCGTCGATCGTGACCTACGACGTCCCGGCGATCCTCGCGGCGGGGCTCTCGGCCGTCGTCCCCGTCGTCGTGCTCGAGCGGCCCGCGGAGGCCGTCGCCGTCCTGGTCGCCGACGGCGCGGCCCTCCAGCCCGGCACCGCGCTCCTCTCCGCATGA
- a CDS encoding PTS transporter subunit EIIC — protein sequence MSAAPASPRRRRGVPGFDRLQRLGTSLMLPIAVLPAAGLLLRLGQPDLLGRIDLPVLGAFFQAMSAAGGALFENLPLLFAVGVALGFAKKADGSTALAAVVGHLVLTHVFTAMSPVVLAGRTTAAGTQLPIDYSVFGGIVVGLLTAALFDRFHTITLPSYVGFFGGRRFVPIVVSLACLVVGFGLSWFYPVFEIGLSGLGTFIGGTGALGAFVYGVANRMLIPVGLHHILNSYVWFLQGSYTTADGGVVTGELTRFAAGDPTAGALTSGFYPVLMFGLPAAALAMIHLADRSQRKAAIGILGAAGLTAFLTGITEPLEFAFMFAAFPLYVVHALLTGLSLAVANLLDVHLGFSFSAGLVDLLLYGTAPAAKNVGLLVLLGVVYFVVYYLLFRLVIRRWNLRTPGREALVAEGDAEETGVVVVAPESSPGAGSPKDSAAERLIAAFGGRGNLVRVDACITRLRVQVGDRALVDHARLRELGAAGVLEVGESIQAVFGPRAEVLKNDILDVL from the coding sequence GTGAGCGCCGCACCGGCCTCGCCCCGCCGTCGGCGCGGCGTTCCCGGCTTCGACCGGCTGCAGCGGCTCGGCACGAGCCTGATGCTCCCGATCGCGGTCCTCCCCGCCGCCGGGCTCCTGCTCCGGCTCGGTCAGCCGGACCTGCTCGGGCGGATCGACCTGCCCGTCCTCGGCGCCTTCTTCCAGGCGATGAGCGCGGCGGGCGGCGCCCTGTTCGAGAACCTGCCGCTGCTCTTCGCGGTCGGCGTCGCCCTGGGCTTCGCGAAGAAGGCGGACGGCTCGACCGCTCTCGCGGCCGTCGTCGGCCACCTCGTGCTCACGCACGTCTTCACGGCGATGTCGCCGGTCGTCCTGGCGGGACGGACCACGGCGGCGGGCACCCAGCTGCCGATCGACTACAGCGTGTTCGGCGGCATCGTCGTCGGTCTGCTCACGGCGGCGCTGTTCGACCGCTTCCACACCATCACGCTGCCCAGCTACGTGGGCTTCTTCGGCGGTCGGCGGTTCGTCCCGATCGTCGTGTCGCTCGCCTGCCTCGTCGTGGGCTTCGGCCTGAGCTGGTTCTACCCGGTCTTCGAGATCGGGCTCTCCGGCCTCGGGACCTTCATCGGCGGCACCGGCGCGCTCGGCGCGTTCGTCTACGGCGTCGCGAACCGGATGCTCATCCCGGTGGGGCTGCACCACATCCTGAACTCGTACGTCTGGTTCCTGCAGGGCTCGTACACCACCGCCGACGGCGGGGTCGTCACGGGCGAGCTGACCCGCTTCGCCGCGGGCGACCCGACGGCCGGCGCGCTCACCTCGGGCTTCTATCCCGTGCTGATGTTCGGGCTGCCCGCGGCGGCACTGGCGATGATCCACCTGGCCGACCGGTCGCAGCGGAAGGCCGCGATCGGCATACTCGGAGCCGCCGGGCTCACCGCGTTCCTCACCGGCATCACCGAGCCGCTCGAGTTCGCCTTCATGTTCGCGGCGTTCCCGCTCTACGTGGTGCACGCCCTGCTCACCGGCCTCTCGCTCGCCGTCGCGAATCTCCTCGACGTCCACCTCGGCTTCTCGTTCTCCGCGGGCCTCGTCGATCTGCTGCTCTACGGCACGGCCCCCGCCGCGAAGAACGTCGGACTGCTGGTGCTCCTGGGAGTCGTGTACTTCGTCGTGTACTACCTGCTGTTCCGGCTGGTCATCCGGCGGTGGAACCTGCGCACGCCGGGGCGCGAGGCGCTCGTGGCCGAGGGGGACGCCGAGGAGACGGGGGTCGTGGTCGTGGCTCCGGAGTCGTCCCCCGGTGCCGGGAGTCCCAAGGACTCCGCCGCGGAGCGGCTCATCGCGGCCTTCGGCGGGCGCGGCAATCTCGTCCGCGTCGACGCGTGCATCACGCGGCTGCGCGTGCAGGTGGGCGATCGTGCGCTCGTCGATCACGCGCGGCTCAGGGAGCTCGGCGCGGCCGGGGTGCTGGAGGTGGGCGAGAGCATCCAGGCGGTATTCGGGCCGCGGGCCGAGGTGCTGAAGAACGACATCCTCGACGTGCTCTGA
- a CDS encoding SLC13 family permease: protein MRTAVIGAVLLVLGVIAALTGILPMDALGELVERTAPILAFVVAVTVVAELASEAGVFTVVAERAAIWGRGRTALLWLLVVAMAIVSTVFLSLDTTAVLLTPVVVLLAAHVRVSPLPFAMATVWLANCASLLLPVSNLTNLLAERRLGVDGPLAFAALTAAPALVAAVVPVLVLAIRYRRELAGRYRTGERTAVEDRVLLIGAGVVVALLLPALVSGLEVWIPAAVAALALVLLFAVRRPSALKLSLLPWQLVVFASGLFVVMEAAHQLGLGAALAVVAGDGSGVGELLRLAGSGVVAANLVDNLPAYLALEPVAADPVRLVALLIGVNAGPLITPWASLATLLWHQRLTALGVTISWRQYALLGAVAVVPTVGGAVLALALAQG from the coding sequence ATGCGCACGGCTGTGATCGGGGCGGTGCTGCTCGTGCTCGGCGTGATCGCGGCCCTCACCGGAATCCTCCCGATGGACGCGCTCGGCGAGCTGGTCGAGCGGACGGCGCCGATCCTCGCCTTCGTCGTCGCGGTCACCGTGGTGGCGGAACTGGCCTCCGAGGCCGGAGTCTTCACGGTCGTGGCCGAGCGCGCGGCGATCTGGGGCCGCGGGCGGACCGCTCTGCTCTGGCTCCTGGTGGTCGCGATGGCGATCGTCAGCACCGTCTTCCTCTCGCTCGACACGACCGCCGTGCTGCTCACGCCGGTCGTCGTGCTGCTCGCCGCGCACGTCCGGGTGTCGCCGCTGCCGTTCGCGATGGCCACCGTCTGGCTGGCGAATTGCGCCTCCCTCCTGCTCCCTGTGTCGAACCTCACCAACCTCCTGGCAGAGAGGCGGCTCGGTGTCGACGGGCCGCTCGCCTTCGCCGCCCTCACCGCGGCGCCCGCCCTCGTCGCGGCCGTCGTCCCCGTCCTCGTGCTCGCGATCCGCTACCGCCGCGAGCTGGCCGGCCGCTACCGGACGGGGGAGCGGACCGCGGTCGAGGACCGCGTGCTGCTCATCGGCGCCGGGGTGGTCGTCGCGCTGCTGCTGCCCGCCCTCGTCTCGGGGCTCGAGGTGTGGATCCCGGCGGCCGTCGCCGCGCTCGCCCTCGTGCTGCTCTTCGCGGTGCGGCGGCCCTCGGCCCTGAAGCTCTCGCTGCTCCCGTGGCAGCTGGTCGTCTTCGCCTCCGGTCTCTTCGTCGTGATGGAGGCGGCGCATCAGCTGGGCCTCGGAGCGGCGCTCGCGGTGGTCGCGGGAGACGGCAGCGGAGTGGGGGAGCTGCTCCGGCTCGCGGGCTCGGGCGTCGTGGCCGCGAACCTGGTCGACAATCTGCCGGCGTACCTCGCGCTCGAGCCGGTCGCGGCGGATCCGGTGCGCCTTGTCGCCCTGCTGATCGGCGTGAACGCCGGCCCGCTGATCACCCCGTGGGCCTCGCTCGCGACCCTGCTCTGGCACCAGCGGCTGACCGCGCTCGGCGTGACGATCTCGTGGCGGCAGTACGCGCTGCTCGGCGCCGTCGCGGTGGTGCCGACGGTCGGCGGTGCGGTGCTGGCGCTCGCTCTGGCCCAGGGCTGA
- a CDS encoding trehalose-6-phosphate synthase → MVSNRLPVDRVVDADGTASWKTSPGGLVTALEPVMRANEGAWVGWPGVADEEVAPFENDGVLIVPVALSAQELEDYYEGFSNDTLWPLYHDVIAPPTYHREWWDAYVRVNRRFAEAAAAVTEQDGVVWVQDYQLQLVPKMLRELRPDVAIGFFNHIPFPPYGIFAQLPWRKQIVEGLLGADVIGFQRQGDAGSFLRAVRRLLGYDTRSTVVEVPVEDDAVDGTRRVNRSRRGASVRPVVARHFPISIDADAFEAMARTPEIQERARQIRSDLGDPETVMLGVDRLDYTKGIGHRLKAFGELLADGRLSTKDAVLVQVASPSRERVETYKQLRDDIELQVGRINGDYGTIGNPAISYLHHGYPREEMVALYLAADVMLVTALRDGMNLVAKEYVASRFDNDGVLVLSEFTGAADELKQAVQINPHDISGLKDAIENAARMPRAERSRRMRALRRRVLENDVARWSASFLDALSEHAAGQQLDVHPAARGQEAPLGQEAEHHEDGVRGRAAEDAHHETAEATR, encoded by the coding sequence GTGGTCTCCAACCGCCTCCCGGTCGACCGCGTCGTCGACGCCGACGGCACCGCCTCGTGGAAGACCTCGCCCGGTGGGCTGGTCACCGCGCTCGAGCCCGTCATGCGCGCCAACGAGGGCGCCTGGGTCGGCTGGCCCGGCGTCGCGGACGAGGAGGTCGCGCCGTTCGAGAACGACGGCGTGCTGATCGTCCCGGTCGCGCTCAGCGCTCAGGAGCTCGAGGACTACTACGAGGGCTTCTCGAACGACACGCTCTGGCCGCTCTATCACGACGTGATCGCGCCGCCCACCTACCACCGCGAGTGGTGGGACGCCTACGTGCGGGTGAACCGCCGCTTCGCCGAGGCCGCCGCCGCCGTGACCGAGCAGGACGGCGTCGTCTGGGTGCAGGACTACCAGCTGCAGCTGGTGCCGAAGATGCTGCGCGAGCTGCGGCCGGACGTCGCGATCGGCTTCTTCAACCACATCCCGTTCCCGCCCTACGGCATCTTCGCCCAGCTCCCGTGGCGCAAGCAGATCGTCGAGGGCCTGCTCGGCGCCGACGTGATCGGCTTCCAGCGCCAGGGCGACGCGGGCAGCTTCCTCCGCGCGGTCCGCCGTCTGCTCGGCTACGACACCCGCAGCACTGTGGTCGAGGTGCCGGTCGAGGACGACGCCGTCGACGGCACCCGGCGGGTGAACCGCTCGCGCCGCGGCGCCAGCGTGCGCCCGGTGGTCGCGCGGCACTTCCCGATCTCGATCGACGCCGACGCCTTCGAGGCGATGGCGCGCACCCCGGAGATCCAGGAGCGGGCGCGGCAGATCCGCTCCGATCTGGGCGACCCCGAGACCGTCATGCTCGGCGTCGACCGCCTCGACTACACCAAGGGCATCGGCCACCGGCTGAAGGCGTTCGGCGAACTGCTCGCCGACGGGCGGCTCAGCACCAAGGACGCGGTGCTCGTGCAGGTCGCGAGCCCCAGCCGCGAGCGGGTCGAGACCTACAAGCAGCTGCGCGACGACATCGAGCTGCAGGTCGGCCGGATCAACGGCGACTACGGCACGATCGGCAACCCGGCGATCAGCTACCTCCACCACGGCTACCCGCGTGAGGAGATGGTGGCGCTCTACCTCGCCGCCGACGTGATGCTCGTCACTGCCCTGCGCGACGGGATGAACCTGGTCGCGAAGGAGTACGTCGCCTCCCGCTTCGACAACGACGGCGTGCTCGTTCTGAGCGAGTTCACCGGCGCGGCCGACGAGCTGAAGCAGGCCGTCCAGATCAACCCGCACGACATCTCCGGGCTCAAGGACGCGATCGAGAACGCGGCCCGCATGCCGCGCGCCGAGCGCAGCCGCCGGATGCGGGCGCTGCGCCGCCGGGTGCTCGAGAACGACGTCGCGCGCTGGTCGGCGAGCTTCCTCGACGCGCTGAGCGAGCACGCCGCGGGCCAGCAGCTCGATGTGCACCCGGCCGCGCGGGGCCAGGAGGCGCCGCTCGGCCAGGAGGCGGAGCACCACGAGGACGGCGTCCGCGGGCGCGCCGCCGAGGACGCGCACCACGAGACGGCGGAGGCGACGCGATGA
- the otsB gene encoding trehalose-phosphatase — MTVVTPTPGEHLPGVPDRLVAALHELAATGRLLVALDFDGTLAPEVDDPAHARALPEAREAVLRLLALPGTRVALVSGRALGSLEEVAQLPDEALLVGSHGIEIRLDPGDDAVRLDETELAKVGVLEDVLKGIARGIDNVWIEDKPAGFALHTRLATDRHSRVAHVVALSEARAEVEGVTVREGKNVLEFSVRSTTKGEAVQHLRRYTGATAVLYAGDDVTDEDAFAVLGAGDVGVKSGAGTTSAAYRVRGPEQIAHVLSLLADFRATAD; from the coding sequence ATGACCGTCGTGACCCCGACCCCGGGCGAGCACCTGCCCGGCGTGCCCGACCGCCTCGTCGCCGCGCTGCACGAGCTCGCCGCGACCGGCCGCCTTCTGGTGGCGCTCGACTTCGACGGGACGCTCGCCCCCGAGGTCGACGACCCGGCGCACGCCCGCGCGCTGCCCGAGGCGCGCGAGGCGGTCCTCCGACTGCTCGCGCTGCCCGGCACCCGCGTCGCGCTGGTCTCCGGCCGTGCCCTCGGGAGCCTCGAGGAGGTCGCGCAGCTGCCCGACGAGGCGCTGCTGGTCGGCTCGCACGGCATCGAGATCCGGCTCGACCCGGGCGACGACGCCGTCCGCCTCGACGAGACCGAGCTGGCGAAGGTCGGCGTGCTCGAGGACGTGCTGAAGGGCATCGCCCGCGGGATCGACAACGTCTGGATCGAGGACAAGCCGGCCGGCTTCGCGTTGCACACCCGCCTCGCCACCGACCGGCACAGCCGCGTCGCGCACGTCGTCGCGCTGTCGGAGGCACGCGCCGAGGTCGAGGGCGTCACGGTCCGCGAGGGCAAGAACGTGCTCGAGTTCTCGGTCCGCTCCACCACCAAGGGCGAGGCCGTGCAGCACCTGCGCCGCTACACCGGCGCGACGGCCGTGCTCTACGCCGGCGACGACGTCACCGACGAGGACGCCTTCGCGGTCCTCGGCGCGGGCGACGTCGGCGTCAAGAGCGGCGCCGGCACCACTTCCGCCGCCTACCGCGTCCGCGGCCCCGAGCAGATCGCGCACGTGCTGTCGCTCCTCGCCGACTTCCGCGCCACTGCGGACTGA
- the ilvD gene encoding dihydroxy-acid dehydratase → MPEIDWKPRSRTVTDGIEATTSRGMLRAVGMGDDDWEKPQIGIASSWNEITPCNLSLERLARSAKEGVHSGGGYPLQFGTISVSDGISMGHEGMHFSLVSREVIADSVETVMMAERLDGTVMLAGCDKSLPGMLMAAARLDLAAVFVYAGSIAPGWVKLSDGTEKDITIIDSFEAVGGVKAGIMSEEDAKRIECAFAPGEGSCGGMYTANTMASVAEALGMSLPGSASPAAADRRRDYFARKSGEAVVELLRNGTTARDILTKEAFENAIAVAMAFGGSTNVILHLLAIANEAEVDLTIDDFNRIGDTIPHIGDLKPFGKYVMNDVDRHGGVPAVMKALLDAGLLHGDCLTVTGKTVAENLAAMDIAPLDGEVIRTLDNPIHATGGLTVLKGSLAPEGAVVKTAGFDASVFEGPARVFERERAAMDALTDGAIKKGDVVVIRYEGPKGGPGMREMLAITAAIKGAGLGKDVLLLTDGRFSGGTTGLCIGHIAPESVDAGPIAFVRDGDPIRVDIAARSIDLLVDESELAARREGWAPLPPRYTRGVLAKYAKLVRSAAEGATTG, encoded by the coding sequence ATGCCGGAAATCGATTGGAAGCCTCGTTCGCGCACCGTCACGGACGGCATCGAGGCCACGACGTCGCGCGGGATGCTGCGCGCCGTGGGAATGGGCGATGACGACTGGGAGAAGCCCCAGATCGGCATCGCGTCGTCCTGGAACGAGATCACCCCCTGCAACCTCTCGCTCGAGCGCCTTGCGCGCAGCGCGAAGGAGGGCGTGCACTCGGGCGGCGGGTACCCGCTGCAGTTCGGCACCATCTCCGTCTCGGACGGCATCTCGATGGGCCACGAGGGCATGCACTTCTCGCTCGTCTCGCGCGAGGTCATCGCCGACTCCGTCGAGACCGTGATGATGGCCGAGCGCCTCGACGGCACCGTCATGCTGGCCGGCTGCGACAAGTCGCTGCCCGGCATGCTGATGGCCGCCGCGCGCCTCGACCTCGCCGCCGTCTTCGTCTACGCCGGCTCGATCGCCCCAGGCTGGGTCAAGCTCTCCGACGGCACCGAGAAGGACATCACGATCATCGACTCCTTCGAGGCCGTCGGCGGCGTCAAGGCCGGGATCATGTCCGAGGAGGACGCCAAGCGCATCGAGTGCGCCTTCGCCCCGGGCGAGGGCTCCTGCGGCGGCATGTACACCGCGAACACGATGGCGAGCGTCGCCGAGGCGCTCGGCATGAGCCTGCCCGGCTCCGCGTCGCCCGCCGCGGCCGACCGCCGCCGCGACTACTTCGCCCGCAAGTCGGGGGAAGCGGTCGTCGAGCTGCTCCGCAACGGCACCACCGCGCGCGACATCCTGACCAAGGAGGCGTTCGAGAACGCGATCGCCGTGGCCATGGCCTTCGGCGGCTCGACCAACGTCATCCTGCACCTGCTCGCGATCGCCAACGAGGCCGAGGTCGACCTCACGATCGACGACTTCAACCGCATCGGAGACACGATCCCGCACATCGGCGACCTCAAGCCGTTCGGCAAGTACGTGATGAACGACGTCGACCGCCACGGCGGCGTCCCCGCCGTGATGAAGGCCCTGCTCGACGCGGGCCTGCTGCACGGAGACTGCCTCACGGTGACCGGCAAGACCGTCGCCGAGAACCTCGCGGCGATGGACATCGCGCCGCTGGACGGCGAGGTCATCCGCACCCTCGACAACCCGATCCACGCCACCGGCGGGCTGACCGTGCTCAAGGGCTCGCTCGCGCCGGAGGGCGCGGTCGTCAAGACGGCCGGCTTCGACGCCTCCGTGTTCGAGGGCCCCGCGCGGGTGTTCGAGCGCGAGCGCGCCGCGATGGACGCGCTGACCGACGGCGCGATCAAGAAGGGCGACGTGGTGGTCATCCGCTACGAGGGCCCCAAGGGCGGCCCGGGCATGCGCGAGATGCTGGCCATCACCGCCGCCATCAAGGGGGCCGGGCTCGGAAAAGATGTACTACTGTTGACCGACGGACGATTCTCAGGCGGCACAACCGGCCTGTGCATCGGCCACATAGCTCCCGAATCGGTGGACGCAGGTCCCATCGCATTCGTTCGCGACGGAGACCCGATTCGGGTCGACATCGCCGCTCGATCGATCGACCTACTCGTCGACGAATCCGAGCTCGCCGCCCGCCGAGAAGGCTGGGCGCCCCTCCCTCCGCGCTACACCCGCGGTGTCCTCGCCAAGTACGCCAAGCTCGTCCGCTCGGCCGCCGAGGGCGCCACCACGGGTTGA
- a CDS encoding acetolactate synthase large subunit, with amino-acid sequence MTPDPSAAPPAPTPQPPRSAAPASAVAPVAESLTGAQAVVRSLEMLGIEDVFGLPGGAILPVYDPLMDSTKIRHILVRHEQGAGHAAEGYAAATGKLGVCIATSGPGATNLVTAIADAYMDSVPMLAITGQVFSTLMGTDAFQEADIVGITMPITKHSILVTRPEDIPSALASAVLIATTGRPGPVLVDITKDAQQDQAPFVWPPKIDLPGYRPVTKAHGKQIQAAAQLLAEAKKPVLYVGGGIIRARAAAELLAFAEACGAPVVTTLMARGAFPDSHEQQLGMPGMHGTVPAVLALQESDLILALGSRFDDRVTGKAALFAPNAKVVHVDIDPAEISKIRTADVPIVGDLKDVLPDLTDAFAKAIDGGAPDTGDWWTYLKGLQEEFPLGYTEPVDGLLSPQYVIKRIGEITGPEGVFASGVGQHQMWAAQFIKYERPNSWLNSGGAGTMGYSVPAAMGAKVGEPDRTVWAIDGDGCFQMTNQELATCTINDIPIKVAVINNSSLGMVRQWQTLFYEGRYSNTDLNTGHDTVRVPDFVKLAEAYGALGIRVTKPEEIDAAIELAIATNDRPVVIDFVVSRDSMVWPMVPQGVSNSYVQYARDHSPTWDDEE; translated from the coding sequence ATGACCCCGGACCCGTCCGCCGCGCCTCCCGCCCCGACCCCCCAGCCACCCCGCTCCGCCGCACCGGCGTCGGCGGTCGCTCCCGTCGCCGAGTCGCTCACCGGAGCGCAGGCGGTCGTCCGCTCGCTCGAGATGCTCGGGATCGAGGACGTCTTCGGTCTGCCCGGCGGCGCGATCCTGCCCGTCTACGACCCGCTGATGGACTCGACGAAGATCCGGCACATCCTCGTCCGCCACGAGCAGGGCGCCGGCCATGCGGCCGAGGGCTATGCCGCGGCGACCGGGAAGCTCGGCGTCTGCATCGCGACCTCCGGGCCCGGCGCGACCAACCTCGTCACGGCGATCGCGGACGCCTACATGGACTCCGTGCCGATGCTCGCGATCACCGGCCAGGTGTTCTCGACGCTGATGGGCACCGACGCGTTCCAGGAGGCGGACATCGTCGGCATCACCATGCCGATCACCAAGCACTCCATCCTGGTCACGCGGCCCGAGGACATCCCCTCGGCGCTCGCCTCCGCCGTGCTGATCGCGACGACGGGGCGCCCCGGCCCGGTGCTCGTCGACATCACCAAGGACGCGCAGCAGGACCAGGCCCCGTTCGTCTGGCCGCCGAAGATCGACCTGCCCGGCTACCGCCCGGTGACGAAGGCGCACGGCAAGCAGATCCAGGCCGCGGCCCAGCTGCTGGCCGAGGCGAAGAAGCCGGTGCTCTACGTCGGCGGCGGCATCATCCGCGCCCGCGCGGCGGCGGAGCTCCTGGCGTTCGCCGAGGCCTGCGGCGCCCCCGTCGTCACCACGCTGATGGCGCGCGGCGCGTTCCCGGACTCGCACGAGCAGCAGCTCGGCATGCCCGGCATGCACGGCACCGTCCCCGCGGTGCTCGCGCTGCAGGAGTCGGATCTGATCCTCGCGCTCGGCTCGCGCTTCGACGACCGCGTGACCGGCAAGGCGGCGCTCTTCGCGCCGAACGCCAAGGTCGTGCACGTGGACATCGACCCGGCCGAGATCTCCAAGATCCGCACCGCGGACGTTCCGATCGTGGGCGACCTGAAGGACGTCCTGCCGGACCTCACCGACGCGTTCGCGAAGGCGATCGACGGCGGCGCGCCGGACACCGGCGACTGGTGGACCTACCTCAAGGGGCTCCAGGAGGAGTTCCCGCTCGGCTACACCGAGCCGGTCGACGGGCTGCTCTCGCCGCAGTACGTGATCAAGCGGATCGGCGAGATCACCGGTCCCGAGGGTGTCTTCGCCTCAGGCGTCGGGCAGCACCAGATGTGGGCGGCGCAGTTCATCAAGTACGAGCGCCCCAACTCCTGGCTGAACTCCGGCGGCGCCGGGACGATGGGCTACTCCGTGCCCGCGGCGATGGGCGCCAAGGTCGGCGAGCCGGACCGCACGGTCTGGGCGATCGACGGCGATGGCTGCTTCCAGATGACCAATCAGGAGCTCGCCACCTGCACGATCAACGACATCCCGATCAAGGTCGCGGTGATCAACAACTCCTCGCTCGGCATGGTGCGGCAGTGGCAGACCCTCTTCTACGAGGGCCGCTACTCCAACACCGACCTCAACACGGGGCACGACACCGTCCGGGTGCCGGACTTCGTGAAGCTCGCCGAGGCGTACGGCGCCCTGGGCATCCGGGTGACCAAGCCGGAGGAGATCGACGCGGCCATCGAGCTGGCGATCGCCACCAACGACCGCCCCGTCGTCATCGACTTCGTGGTCAGCCGCGACTCCATGGTGTGGCCGATGGTCCCGCAGGGCGTCTCGAACAGCTACGTCCAGTACGCCAGAGACCACAGCCCAACCTGGGACGACGAGGAGTAG
- the ilvN gene encoding acetolactate synthase small subunit: protein MTHHVLSLLVEDKPGLLTRVAGLFARRGFNIESLAVGPTELDGLSRITVAVDVEDLPLEQVTKQLNKLINVIKIVELDPDQSVHREHLLVKVRVDNVTRSQVLEAVNLFRARVVDVATDALVIEVTGDSGKTTAFLRVIEPYGIKEIAQSGLLAIGRGSKSITERVFKN from the coding sequence ATGACCCACCACGTTCTCTCCCTGCTCGTCGAGGACAAGCCGGGACTGCTCACCCGCGTCGCGGGACTGTTCGCGCGTCGCGGCTTCAACATCGAGTCGCTGGCGGTCGGGCCGACCGAGCTCGACGGGCTCTCGCGCATCACGGTCGCCGTGGACGTCGAGGACCTCCCACTCGAGCAGGTGACGAAGCAGCTGAACAAGCTGATCAACGTCATCAAGATCGTCGAGCTGGACCCCGACCAGTCGGTGCACCGCGAGCACCTGCTCGTGAAGGTGCGCGTCGACAACGTCACCCGCTCGCAGGTGCTCGAGGCCGTGAACCTCTTCCGCGCTCGCGTGGTCGACGTCGCGACCGACGCCCTCGTGATCGAGGTCACCGGCGACTCCGGCAAGACCACCGCGTTCCTCCGGGTCATCGAGCCCTACGGCATCAAGGAGATCGCCCAGTCGGGCCTGCTGGCCATCGGCCGCGGCTCGAAGTCGATCACCGAGCGCGTCTTCAAGAACTGA
- the ilvC gene encoding ketol-acid reductoisomerase yields the protein MTELIYDADADLAIIQSKKVAIVGYGSQGHAHAQNLRDSGVQVVIALKEGSKSTAKAEDDGFEVKSVADAADWADLIMILAPDQHQRAIYSEQIADKLTEGKTLAFAHGFNIRFGYIEAPAGVDVILIAPKAPGHTVRREFVAGRGIPDIIAVENDATGTAWETAKSYAKAIGGTRAGVIKTTFTEETETDLFGEQAVLCGGTSQLVQYGFETLVEAGYQPEIAYFEVLHELKLIVDLMWEGGIAKQRWSVSDTAEYGDYVSGPRVIDPSVKTNMQAVLGDIQSGAFAKRFIADQDAGAPEFQELRAKGEKHPIEETGRELRKLFAWKQTDEDYTDGSVAR from the coding sequence GTGACTGAGCTCATCTACGACGCCGACGCGGACCTCGCCATCATCCAGTCCAAGAAGGTCGCGATCGTCGGCTACGGCTCGCAGGGCCACGCGCACGCGCAGAACCTCCGCGACTCCGGCGTCCAGGTCGTCATCGCGCTCAAGGAGGGGTCGAAGTCGACCGCCAAGGCGGAGGACGACGGCTTCGAGGTCAAGAGCGTCGCCGACGCCGCCGACTGGGCCGACCTGATCATGATCCTCGCGCCGGACCAGCACCAGCGCGCCATCTACAGCGAGCAGATCGCGGACAAGCTGACCGAGGGCAAGACGCTCGCCTTCGCGCACGGCTTCAACATCCGCTTCGGCTACATCGAGGCGCCCGCGGGCGTCGACGTGATCCTGATCGCGCCGAAGGCCCCCGGCCACACCGTGCGCCGCGAGTTCGTCGCCGGCCGCGGCATCCCGGACATCATCGCCGTCGAGAACGACGCGACCGGCACCGCCTGGGAGACCGCGAAGTCCTACGCGAAGGCCATCGGCGGCACACGCGCCGGCGTCATCAAGACGACCTTCACCGAGGAGACCGAGACCGACCTGTTCGGCGAGCAGGCCGTGCTCTGCGGCGGCACCTCGCAGCTCGTCCAGTACGGCTTCGAGACCCTCGTCGAGGCCGGCTACCAGCCCGAGATCGCCTACTTCGAGGTGCTGCACGAGCTCAAGCTGATCGTCGACCTCATGTGGGAGGGCGGCATCGCCAAGCAGCGCTGGTCGGTCTCCGACACGGCCGAGTACGGCGACTACGTGTCCGGCCCCCGCGTCATCGACCCGAGCGTCAAGACGAACATGCAGGCGGTGCTCGGCGACATCCAGAGCGGTGCCTTCGCGAAGCGCTTCATCGCGGACCAGGACGCCGGAGCGCCCGAGTTCCAGGAGCTGCGCGCCAAGGGCGAGAAGCACCCGATCGAGGAGACCGGCCGCGAGCTGCGCAAGCTCTTCGCCTGGAAGCAGACCGACGAGGACTACACCGACGGCAGCGTCGCGCGCTAG